A segment of the Syntrophales bacterium genome:
CGCGTCAAACTCTTCGTCCGGGTCTACCACATCTATGAGATGGTGTTTTACAAAAGATTGTTCTTCGGAGGTTGGTTTTGCGGTACCGATATCCATATACCGGTAGACTTGCATGGAATCTGCACTGATAATCTCGCCACCGTATTCGCGGGCAAGCTTAATGGCAACTTCAGTCTTGCCGACACCTGTAGGGCCAAGAATAATGACAATGCGGGGTTTGTAGCCGGTAGAATTCATTGCGTTGCTTTATCTTCGCTTGAACATCTTTTCCAGATCGATGATGTTAAGCTGTATATAAGTTGGTCTTCCATGCGGACAGGTTGAGGCAAATGGAGTTGAATCAAGATCCTTACACAGATTTTCTACCTCCGATTCAGTCAGTTTGTGGTTTGCCTTTATAGCCCCTCGACAAGACAGGATTTTGAAGATTTCATCCTTTACTTCTTTAATCCTCCGGGATTTTCCCGTCTTTGAAATTTCCTCGACAACATCAAGAAGCAGTGCCTTGGGTTCAATGCCTATGGGCAAAGCTGCCGGAATAGATTTTATTACAACAGTACTTCCTCCATACGGCTCGACTTCTATGCCCACATCTTCCAGTACTCCAGATAATTCCATAAGCAAGGCAAAATCATGGTTAGGAAGACTAACAATCTCCGGAATCAATAAACTCTGACTTACAACCTTCTCGTCCATGGATACCTTTCTCAGCTTTTCAAACAGTACCCGTTCATGAGCGGCATGCTGATCCACCAAAACAATCCCGTCAGGAGAAGAAAAAACAAGGTAAGCAGCAGTGACCTGCCCCATATACTCGAGAGAAGAAAAAGGTAATTTCTTATCTTCAGAAATTTCCCATATCCCTGCATGCCCGGCGGTGGCGCTTTCATCTGATAATCCCCCCTCACCCCCCTCTACAAAAGGGGGGAACAAGAAGGAACTTTCCCCTGATAATTTTTCCCTGCCCCCCCTTTTGTAAAGGGGGGATGGGGGGATTTTGGTATCCGATGAAATCGTATACCTCTTTAGCGCCTCTCTGACCCTTCCCCTATATTCCTGAAGTGGTCTGCCATCTTTCTCTAATGTCTCCAATACAGGGGAGATACCGGCCAACACCTTCACAAGACTTTCAACTATGGTTTCATAGATTTCCCTCGGATTTCTAAAACGAACTTCCATCTTTGTCGGATGAACATTTACATCCACATCATCAGGGGAAAGATCAAGCAATAGTACTGCCGTTGGATATCTTCTTGTCTCAATCAGCCTCCTGTAAGAGGTCATAACGGCATGGTTTAAAAAACTATCTTTTATAAATCTTTTATTTACATAATAAAGCATTCTCCTTGTGTTCGACCTGGTAAAACGGGGGCTGGAAATAAATCCTTTCAGCCTGATATTCTTTTTTTCACCTTCCACATAGAGGACATTTCCGCTCAAATCCCTTCCTAAAACCAGAGGAATTCTCTCAGCCAGGTCTTTGGTCCGGGGAATATTTAAAATTGTCCTTCCATCTGCCACAACCTTTACCCTGACATCGGGATGCGGCAGAACCAGCTTCGTTATAACATCGACACAATGCCCCTGTTCAGTAGAATCCTTTTTTAGAAACTTTTTCCGAACGGGGACAGAATAAAATATATCGCTGACAGAAACAGATGTGCCAACCGGGCACCCCGTCTCCATAACATCTTTAAGCTCCCCACCCTCAACCATTACCCTGGTTCCGGACAAAGATTCCTTCCTTTTCGTTACCAGTTCGACCCTGGAAATTGATGCGATGCTGGGAAGAGCTTCTCCCCTGAAACCAAAAGATTTAACCTTATATATATCATCAAAACTATATATCTTACTCGTGGCATATCTTTCAAAGGCGCGGACAGCATCCTCAGGGCCTATTCCCTCTCCATTGTCAATGACCTTTATAGCTTCCTTTCCACCCTTTACAAGTTCAATGATGATATCTGTCGCACCAGCATCAAGAGAGTTTTCCACAAGCTCCTTCACGACCGACGAAGGCCTCTCCACCACTTCTCCTGCTGCTATTTTGTTAGTCAAATCCTCGGGTAAA
Coding sequences within it:
- the mutL gene encoding DNA mismatch repair endonuclease MutL, giving the protein MNPDKGKIVVLPEDLTNKIAAGEVVERPSSVVKELVENSLDAGATDIIIELVKGGKEAIKVIDNGEGIGPEDAVRAFERYATSKIYSFDDIYKVKSFGFRGEALPSIASISRVELVTKRKESLSGTRVMVEGGELKDVMETGCPVGTSVSVSDIFYSVPVRKKFLKKDSTEQGHCVDVITKLVLPHPDVRVKVVADGRTILNIPRTKDLAERIPLVLGRDLSGNVLYVEGEKKNIRLKGFISSPRFTRSNTRRMLYYVNKRFIKDSFLNHAVMTSYRRLIETRRYPTAVLLLDLSPDDVDVNVHPTKMEVRFRNPREIYETIVESLVKVLAGISPVLETLEKDGRPLQEYRGRVREALKRYTISSDTKIPPSPLYKRGGREKLSGESSFLFPPFVEGGEGGLSDESATAGHAGIWEISEDKKLPFSSLEYMGQVTAAYLVFSSPDGIVLVDQHAAHERVLFEKLRKVSMDEKVVSQSLLIPEIVSLPNHDFALLMELSGVLEDVGIEVEPYGGSTVVIKSIPAALPIGIEPKALLLDVVEEISKTGKSRRIKEVKDEIFKILSCRGAIKANHKLTESEVENLCKDLDSTPFASTCPHGRPTYIQLNIIDLEKMFKRR